A segment of the Spodoptera frugiperda isolate SF20-4 chromosome 29, AGI-APGP_CSIRO_Sfru_2.0, whole genome shotgun sequence genome:
TAGttacaaaaagttttaattaaaattgtttccaATAACAATCACTTCTGAACAGCTGGACATATTGCTTTTAGGTAGCAGTATCAACATAAAGTGTAAATACTATTTGTTAGTgtatattagaaaataaattctcCATCGCTTCTGTCTGTTAGCGataatcttaaaaataactctttttttaaaaaactttgtccCACATGTGAGATCCATGTATGTAAtacctcctgtgtcgtgggtgcgtttacaaacatacaagttcacatacacatgacacccagacccgaaacaacaatttgtggatcacacaaagagttgctccgtgcgggaatcgaacccgctacccgtattacatacatggatctcacaacttttgacggtagaaagactgagctgcagacttgggttttttacaggatgtttttgatgggatattatgtacattgtatcaatagttacaaaaagttttaaataaaatgattgtcAATAATGATCGTTTCTAGACAGCTGGACATATTGCTTTTAGGTAGCAGTATCAACATAAAGTGTAAATACTATTTGttacagtataataatattagaagaTAAACTCTCTATCGCTTGGTATGTTAGctataatttcaaaaacaacCAAATATTGCATTTTCCAAAGCACGGAAAGTTACATTTTTCctaaacaaatatgtttatttacaggATGAGGGAAGAAAAGATCCTCATAAGCCGTGATGGTCCGGACAGTAACGTACTGAAGTTCAAGCCTCCCATGGTGTTCTCAACGCAGGATGCTGACAGACTCGTTGATACTCTAGACAGAGTATTAGAGGAACTCGATGGGAACAGGGCGCCTGTTACTAGCATCAAGTTACAGGTAaattttttgatatattttttcccTTATAAATTATCCCCTTGgtgaataaaaggcgtgatgatgatGTCAGGTCTGCTGCTTTAGGCACATGCCTACTACATAGTTGATAGCATCACTGTTaattgggttcgattcttgtGTCAGGTCAGaaagtttttctataaaattctaCGTCAGTCTAAGTTACATTATGATGGTAATAATCTACCCGGgaatattttcatgtttgtatttaattagtGCATCTCTAGCCTTTCAAGGAATAAAAAATGTCTTCGATACTATCGACAATACAGTTTTTTAAAGATAACCAATTTCAACGAAACtcatgaattaattatttattttcaggtgCTAGTGACGCCTATTGAGGAAGCGAAAACAGAGTCGTCAGCTCTAAATACCACCGTTAAACAGAGCATTACGAGTTCGTGACTagaatcataattttatatcttAAATAACTTAAGTATTAATCGAAATAAGGCTGTAAATATAGTTAAGTTTATATAATAAACTCTAAATATAAGTTCTTAAAAGATAAATTCGTAAAGCTACTAAAATGTTGATGTTATATAAGTACATTGTTTGACAGGCGACAGCAGGTCAAACTGCTCCTTTCTGTCAAATAGCTGTATTGGATTTTCAATTTAAtggttttgatataaagtcgaaGTCCAATGCAATAAAATGACATATTGGAATAGTTTGAACTGCTGGCGTCTGCCTTCCTTCGTGGAATAAAGATGTGATGATGTTAACTTTTAAGTACTTACTTCGAATGTAAAGAatcaatgcaatatttttttacgtatataaagattatttttatatttatcacaaacgtattttatttttttccagcCAAATACGCCAATACTTGGCGGGTTTCGGATACGATGATAAATTACAGAGAATTTTTAATAacctaaataatatattgaagTTTAAAATTGAGCCCAACATTTGGTAGCAGGTTTCACgtctataaacattttatagccCGTAAAAATGGGTTGCATTTCTGCAAAGAAATAACGTACGTTATGctgcttaaaataatttattttcttagttcTAAATACATGATAAAAATATGCCATCCATTTCACTAGTCTTGTTATTAGTTCACAAAGTTAcagaataaaaagttaaattagaataaaatgaAAGTTCTTGACTACCGATGACAATCAAGGAAATGTTAATACtcatacaaaaaattaaaacaaggaAGTTATATATCGTCATGTTGTTCTAAGATTGTTACTATGGTTAAAATGCAAGTTATTTTTTGGCTGGCGTTTTCccatattcaacatttttgtataaCGTTTCATAATTATCTATAGTCACAAGTACTTGTGGTTTGTAACAAGGTTTGTGTATTTTGATTTCCTGCAGCAGGTTATAGCCAGCTGACCCAGGTGTAAAAAGACAGTCTCTGTAACTAGCAGTGTGATCCTCATTACAATTCGCACACTTTGGTGGTTCTTTCTCTGGATCCCTCTCACATTTCTTGGACAAATGTTCTCCTGCACATTTTACGCATTTAATTTCCCCATGGCAATACCTTTGGGAGTGGCCCCACTTTTGACAGCGATGACACTGCTTTGGTTTCGAGTTTGGCGGTTCCAATGTTACCTTATGTCCTAATAGCTTAGACAATTTCAAAATAGCTTTCCCACTTTCATCGTAAGGTACAACAGCCAAAACCAATATTGTATTGTCCTTTCTATCTTCTTTGGTATTCATTTTATGAACTCTTATCACAGGAAGAGAAATAGATTTCAATGCATGTTTGACTTTGAACAAATCTACTTCCTTCGGCAGCCCCCTGATGACAACTTTCATTTTCCTTTTAGAAGGATGTCCAAATGTGTGGTAGGGTAATTGCTTTTTGTCGAAATATTTTGTCAAGTGTTTGTGGTCATTGAAGCTTTGACAAAGTATTTTAGTGTAGTTTTTACCGAGGTTTGGTTGGTAGAATTTGATTCCCATGTGTAAAACTTTTTTCACATGTTGTTCAAAGTCAACTGGTTTATGCAGGAAGACTAGTGgtactttatttttgacttttgGCCATTTTGCGAGCAACTGCGGTTTTAAGCTTGAATCTAAAATAGTTTCTCCTGATTGTGATGTTGGTGATGCTTCTGCTGCGGCTTCTGATGTTGAAGCTGCTGCTTCCTTTGATGTTGACGGTGTTGCTGGTGGCGATGCTTTTGATGTCGACGGTGTTGCCGATGCCTTCGATGTCGACGGTGTTGCTTCAGCCTTTGACGTCGATGGCGTTGCCGATGCCTTTGATGTTGACGGTGTTGCTGCTGCCTTTGACGTCGATGGTGTTGCCGATGCCTTTGATGTTGACGGTGTTGCTGCTGCCTTTGACGTCGATGGCGTTGCCGATGCCTTTGACGTCGATGGTGTTGCCGATGCCTTTGACGTTGATGGTTTAGCCGATGCTTTTGATGTCGACGGTGTTGCTGCTGCCTTTGATGTCGACGGTGTTGCTGCTGCCTTTGATGTCGATGGTGTTGCCGATGCCTTTGATGTTGACAGTGTTGCTGCAGCCTTTGACGTCGATGGCGTTGCCGATGCCTTTGATGTTGACGGTGTTGCTGCTGCCTTCGACGTTGATGGCGTTTCCGATGCCTTTGATGTCGATGGTGTTGCTGCAGCCTTTGACGTCGATGGTGTTGCCGATGCCTTTGATGTTGATGGTGTTGCTGCTGCCTTTGATGTCGATGGTTTTGCCGGTGCTGCTGCTTTTGATGTCGATGGTGTTGCTGGTGATGCAGGTGCCGATCCCGTTACTGCTGCTTTTGATGTTGATGGCGTTACCGGTGCTGTTGCCTTGGATGTGGATGGGGTTGCTGGTGATGTCGGTATCGACGCTGTTGATGTGGATGGGGTTGCCGGTGATGCCGGTATCGATGCTGTTGATGTGGATGGGGTTCCCGGCGATGCTGGTATCGATGCTGT
Coding sequences within it:
- the LOC118268226 gene encoding serine-aspartate repeat-containing protein I-like isoform X3, with product MCKTFFTCCSKSTGLCRKTSGTLFLTFGHFASNCGFKLESKIVSPDCDVGDASAAASDVEAAASFDVDGVAGGDAFDVDGVADAFDVDGVASAFDVDGVADAFDVDGVAAAFDVDGVADAFDVDGVAAAFDVDGVADAFDVDGVADAFDVDGLADAFDVDGVAAAFDVDGVAAAFDVDGVADAFDVDSVAAAFDVDGVADAFDVDGVAAAFDVDGVSDAFDVDGVAAAFDVDGVADAFDVDGVAAAFDVDGFAGAAAFDVDGVAGDAGADPVTAAFDVDGVTGAVALDVDGVAGDVGIDAVDVDGVAGDAGIDAVDVDGVPGDAGIDAVDVDGVAGDVGIDAVDVDGVAGDADTGADAGAAAFDVDGVTGDSGIDAGADSAAFDVDGVAEAADDDAVRDSRVFDEDGAAEVVDEV
- the LOC118268226 gene encoding uncharacterized PE-PGRS family protein PE_PGRS54-like isoform X1, encoding MCKTFFTCCSKSTGLCRKTSGTLFLTFGHFASNCGFKLESKIVSPDCDVGDASAAASDVEAAASFDVDGVAGGDAFDVDGVADAFDVDGVASAFDVDGVADAFDVDGVAAAFDVDGVADAFDVDGVAAAFDVDGVADAFDVDGVADAFDVDGLADAFDVDGVAAAFDVDGVAAAFDVDGVADAFDVDSVAAAFDVDGVADAFDVDGVAAAFDVDGVSDAFDVDGVAAAFDVDGVADAFDVDGVAAAFDVDGFAGAAAFDVDGVAGDAGADPVTAAFDVDGVTGAVALDVDGVAGDVGIDAVDVDGVAGDAGIDAVDVDGVPGDAGIDAVDVDGVAGDVGIDAVDVDGVAGDADTGADAGAAAFDVDGVTGDSGIDAGAAAFDVDGVTGDSGIDAGAAAFDVDGVTGDSGIDAGAAAFDVDGVAGDSGIDAGADSAAFDVDGVAEAADDDAVRDSRVFDEDGAAEVVDEV
- the LOC118268226 gene encoding uncharacterized PE-PGRS family protein PE_PGRS54-like isoform X2; the encoded protein is MCKTFFTCCSKSTGLCRKTSGTLFLTFGHFASNCGFKLESKIVSPDCDVGDASAAASDVEAAASFDVDGVAGGDAFDVDGVADAFDVDGVASAFDVDGVADAFDVDGVAAAFDVDGVADAFDVDGVAAAFDVDGVADAFDVDGVADAFDVDGLADAFDVDGVAAAFDVDGVAAAFDVDGVADAFDVDSVAAAFDVDGVADAFDVDGVAAAFDVDGVSDAFDVDGVAAAFDVDGVADAFDVDGVAAAFDVDGFAGAAAFDVDGVAGDAGADPVTAAFDVDGVTGAVALDVDGVAGDVGIDAVDVDGVAGDAGIDAVDVDGVPGDAGIDAVDVDGVAGDVGIDAVDVDGVAGDADTGADAGAAAFDVDGVTGDSGIDAGAAAFDVDGVTGDSGIDAGADSAAFDVDGVAEAADDDAVRDSRVFDEDGAAEVVDEV